The following proteins come from a genomic window of Lycium ferocissimum isolate CSIRO_LF1 chromosome 4, AGI_CSIRO_Lferr_CH_V1, whole genome shotgun sequence:
- the LOC132052963 gene encoding B3 domain-containing transcription repressor VAL1-like: protein MGSMICMNELCRAATTSSEWKKGWGFKSGGFAKLCYNCGSAFENLVFCETFHLDESGWRECRTCRKRIHCGCIASKYLYEYLDYGGVACKNCASHLDGHSIRPIQIPGDDHPNGSLGSRSAHPLGVENKMDENDFDRRRTMRLSKPVENSEPGQLFQTQKNDTKPETMLPIGNVNTCFSNLNQQPIGASLFGKPDNERPSQGVKDMYEPINQPSLNFSLSTPIGTSSSGQQPFPGGDVEGREQSKNSPFQQGQRARHILPKPPKPSPNSGSESNKGMASQARIARPPAEGRGGRNQLLPRYWPRITDQELQKLSGDLKSTIVPLFEKVLSASDAGRIGRLVLPKACAEAYFPPINQSEGLPIRIQDIKGKEWTFQFRFWPNNNSRMYVLEGVTPCIQNMQLQAGDTVIFSRIDPGGKLVMGFRKATNNVDMQDSQTPLLPNGNGSAETSFSGMTENFPNGGRTSDDSVKMSEKKKARNIGSKNKRLLMHADDAMELRITWEESQELLRPPPTAKPTIVVIEDCEFEEYEEPPIFGKRTIFTARSSGDQEQWAQCDSCSKWRRLPVHVLLPAKWTCSDNIWDSRRCSCAAPDEINPRELEALFRSGKDSKRRKLVENNEDCEPSGLDALATLAVLGDNIGDLGESSVGATTKHPRHRPGCSCIVCIQPPSGKGKHQPTCKCNVCLTVKRRFKTLMLRKKKKQSEREAELAQAKDQVPPKDGSETEGASGIELLQMNHSENEHMNLSENEKNSNGDQTEEFGAGKGQLDLNCHPNRDDDMLVEATAGMSITSLVNAANLPLEYLTQNGLESLGNSLLSQAAGESEGGNHTDNGFVKTADAEPESKGDEG from the exons ATGGGGTCAATGATTTGCATGAATGAACTTTGTCGTGCTGCAACGACGTCGTCTGAATGGAAAAAAGGTTGGGGTTTCAAATCAGGTGGATTTGCTAAGCTTTGCTACAATTGCGG ATCTGCTTTTGAGAATTTAGTTTTCTGTGAAACTTTCCACCTGGATGAATCTGGTTGGAGGGAATGCAGAACGTGTAGAAAG CGTATACACTGTGGGTGCATTGCctcaaaatatttgtatgaGTACTTGGATTATGGAGGTGTTGCATGTAAAAACTGTGCAAGCCATTTGGATGGTCATTCCATCAGACCAATACAG ATACCTGGTGATGATCATCCAAATGGCTCCTTGGGATCTAGGAGCGCACATCCACTTGGTGTTGAGAataaaatggatgagaatgatTTCGACAGAAGAAGGACTATGCGGTTGAGCAAGCCAGTGGAGAACAGTGAGCCTGGTCAACTCTTTCAAACTCAAAAGAATGACACTAAACCAGAGACAATGCTTCCCATTGGTAATGTCAATACATGCTTTTCAAATCTGAATCAGCAGCCCATTGGAGCTTCTCTATTTGGCAAACCCGATAATGAGAGACCAAGCCAAGGAGTTAAAGATATGTATGAACCAATCAATCAGCCATCTCTAAATTTCTCTTTGAGTACTCCAATTGGTACTTCGAGTTCGGGACAGCAGCCTTTTCCTGGTGGAGATGTTGAGGGAAGGGAACAAAGCAAAAATTCTCCCTTTCAACAGGGGCAGAGGGCACGTCATATATTGCCTAAGCCCCCCAAACCTAGCCCCAATTCAGGTTCTGAATCAAACAAAGGAATGGCTTCACAGGCACGGATTGCGAGGCCGCCTGCTGAAGGCCGTGGGGGCCGCAATCAGTTATTGCCTCGATACTGGCCTAGGATTACAGACCAGGAGTTGCAGAAATTATCTGGAGA CTTAAAGTCCACTATCGTACCACTGTTTGAGAAGGTCCTAAGTGCCAGTGATGCTGGACGAATAGGCCGTCTGGTTCTGCCCAAAGCATGTGCTGAA GCATACTTTCCTCCAATTAACCAATCAGAGGGTCTACCTATAAGGATTCAGGATATAAAGGGTAAAGAGTGGACATTTCAATTCAGATTTTGGCCCAATAACAACAGCCGGATGTATGTTTTGGAGGGTGTTACCCCTTGTATACAGAATATGCAATTGCAAGCTGGTGATACTG TGATATTTAGTCGAATAGATCCGGGAGGAAAGCTTGTTATGGGGTTTCGGAAGGCAACAAACAATGTTGACATGCAG GATTCTCAAACGCCTCTCCTTCCCAATGGCAATGGCTCTGCAGAAACTTCATTTTCTGGCATGACTGAAAACTTTCCG aatggAGGTAGGACAAGCGATGATTCTGTGAAAATGTCAGAGAAGAAAAAGGCAAGAAACATCGGGTCCAAAAATAAGAGGCTTCTTATGCATGCTGATGATGCTATGGAACTTAGAATCACTTGGGAAGAATCACAAGAATTGCTACGGCCACCTCCGACTGCAAAGCCTACCATTGTTGTGATTGAGGATTGTGAATTTGAGGAATATGAA GAACCACCAATTTTTGGAAAGAGGACGATATTTACTGCCCGATCTTCTGG GGATCAGGAGCAATGGGCTCAATGTGACAGCTGTTCTAAATGGCGTAGATTGCCGGTCCATGTTCTCCTTCCTGCAAAGTGGACTTGTTCAGACAATATTTGGGACTCAAGAAG ATGCTCTTGTGCTGCTCCTGATGAGATTAATCCAAGGGAACTGGAAGCTCTGTTTAGATCTGGCAAGG ATTCTAAGAGGCGAAAACTAGTAGAAAACAATGAAGATTGTGAGCCTTCCGGGCTAGATGCCTTGGCAACACTTGCTGTTTTAGGAGATAACATTGGTGACTTAGGAGAGTCTTCAGTTGGAGCCACAACAAAACATCCTCGGCATCGCCCAGGTTGCTCTTGCATTGTCTGCATTCAGCCTCCAAGTGGAAAAGGCAAGCACCAGCCCACGTGTAAGTGCAATGTCTGTTTGACTGTGAAACGTCGGTTTAAAACTCTTATGCTTCGTAAGAAGAAAAAACAATCAGAACGAGAAGCTGAGCTGGCACAGGCAAAGGATCAGGTCCCTCCTAAAGATGGATCAGAAACAGAAGGGGCGAGTGGAATAGAGTTACTTCAAATGAATCATTCCGAGAACGAACACATGAATCTCTCCGAGAACGAAAAGAATTCAAATGGGGATCAAACGGAGGAGTTTGGAGCCGGGAAGGGACAGTTGGACCTGAACTGCCATCCGAACCGGGATGACGACATGCTAGTAGAGGCGACAGCTGGAATGAGCATCACGTCACTTGTTAATGCGGCCAATCTTCCATTGGAGTATCTAACGCAGAACGGGCTCGAGAGTTTGGGGAACTCGTTGCTCTCACAAGCTGCCGGTGAGAGTGAAGGAGGAAACCATACTGATAACGGATTTGTGAAAACTGCAGATGCTGAACCGGAGAGTAAAGGTGATGAAGGGTAA
- the LOC132054062 gene encoding RING-H2 finger protein ATL72-like, which translates to MSQHDLPRSSQTKDENSISISYMLIVLAALILPLLIALVLREIIRCVLRYNGRFPFESAEAAIARLASNGLDKSELRKIEVIVYEPGLKMCCKESDIDTKKIRTSQDLHILHMRTQVAAQNVKHQINNAAI; encoded by the exons ATGTCTCAACATGATCTGCCTCGTTCAAGCCAAACCAAGGACGAAAACTCGATTTCAATTAGCTATATGCTAATAGTTCTTGCAGCCCTGATACTGCCGCTGCTAATTGCCCTTGTGCTGAGGGAGATCATACGTTGTGTTCTGAGATACAACGGAAGATTTCCCTTCGAGTCTGCAGAAGCTGCAATTGCACGTTTGGCATCAAATGGGTTGGATAAAAGTGAGTTGAGAAAGATTGAAGTGATAGTCTACGAGCCAGGATTGAAGATG TGCTGCAAAGAATCAGACATAGACACCAAGAAGATCAGGACAAGTCAAGACCTTCACATCCTGCATATGAGGACTCAAGTAGCAGCTCAAAATGTCAAGCACCAGATAAATAATGCTGCAATCTAA